A genomic segment from Peribacillus sp. ACCC06369 encodes:
- a CDS encoding G5 and 3D domain-containing protein: MKNLIPKPFGKKRMAIAICSAILVSTALGILIYQGTKHTVTIMLDGKKEVVRTHAATVNDMLKDLEITVQAADYVHPSRNTEVDGDLEVVWKPAQKIVMVQDGKPKEVWSTADTVDELLKEQDLSVKEHDKITPSKNTKLKADMEVAIDKAFSLKLVVGGEEKQVWSTSTTVADFLKQQGVKLNDLDRVEPELAGKVEAENTVNVIRIEKVTDVVEEPVDFAVITKKDDSLSKGKEKVVKAGKDGLISKKYEVIKENGKEVKRELLSEKVVNKKQDKVVTVGTQTTVAQASRGVTNVSSSSGKEIYVSSTAYTASCKGCSGVTSTGVDLKSNPGAKIIAVDPSVIPMGSKVYVEGYGYAVAADKGGAIKGNRIDVFFSSKDDAYRWGVKKVKIRVLN; the protein is encoded by the coding sequence ATGAAAAACCTTATTCCCAAACCTTTTGGGAAGAAGAGAATGGCAATTGCCATATGCAGTGCGATTCTTGTTTCTACAGCATTGGGAATACTTATCTATCAAGGAACAAAGCATACAGTCACAATTATGCTAGATGGAAAAAAAGAGGTAGTGCGGACACACGCGGCTACTGTAAATGATATGTTGAAAGATTTAGAGATTACCGTTCAAGCAGCAGACTATGTCCACCCATCAAGAAACACAGAGGTTGATGGTGATTTAGAGGTGGTTTGGAAGCCTGCACAAAAAATCGTCATGGTACAAGACGGTAAACCGAAGGAAGTTTGGTCCACTGCCGATACGGTAGACGAACTTTTAAAAGAACAAGATCTTAGTGTGAAGGAACATGATAAGATCACGCCTTCAAAAAATACGAAGCTGAAAGCGGATATGGAAGTTGCCATAGACAAAGCCTTTTCACTGAAATTAGTTGTAGGTGGGGAAGAAAAGCAGGTATGGTCAACTTCGACTACTGTCGCTGACTTTTTAAAGCAACAAGGAGTAAAGCTCAATGATTTGGACCGAGTTGAGCCAGAATTAGCCGGAAAAGTTGAAGCTGAGAATACGGTAAACGTAATTCGAATTGAAAAAGTCACCGATGTAGTGGAAGAACCAGTTGACTTTGCTGTCATAACTAAAAAAGATGACTCTTTATCAAAAGGGAAAGAGAAAGTTGTCAAAGCAGGAAAAGACGGACTGATTTCCAAAAAATATGAAGTTATTAAAGAAAATGGCAAAGAGGTCAAAAGAGAATTACTATCAGAAAAAGTAGTTAATAAAAAGCAGGATAAAGTTGTCACGGTTGGAACTCAAACGACGGTTGCCCAGGCATCACGCGGAGTAACTAACGTTAGTTCTTCAAGTGGAAAAGAAATATACGTATCATCAACGGCTTATACTGCCAGTTGTAAGGGCTGTTCCGGTGTCACGTCTACAGGCGTGGATCTAAAAAGTAATCCGGGGGCGAAAATCATAGCTGTCGATCCAAGTGTGATTCCTATGGGATCGAAAGTATATGTAGAGGGCTATGGCTATGCAGTGGCTGCTGACAAAGGCGGAGCAATAAAGGGAAATAGGATTGATGTCTTCTTTTCCTCAAAAGATGATGCCTATCGCTGGGGTGTAAAGAAAGTTAAGATTCGCGTATTGAACTAA
- the rnmV gene encoding ribonuclease M5, which produces MKKIKEIIVVEGKDDTVAIKRAVNADTIETNGSAVNDSCIEQVRLAQKTRGAIIFTDPDFPGQKIRNAISEQVKGCKHAFLTKKEALPKSGRGIGVEHASPEAIRNALKDAQLMDEEASEEISQQDLIDAGLIGGSGAKERREKLGSILKIGFTNGKQLYKRLKMFQISTEAFAEAMVQINQEEKNE; this is translated from the coding sequence ATGAAAAAGATTAAAGAAATTATTGTTGTAGAAGGTAAAGACGATACGGTAGCGATAAAAAGGGCTGTTAATGCTGATACAATAGAAACGAACGGTTCCGCGGTGAATGATTCCTGTATTGAGCAGGTGAGGCTTGCACAAAAGACACGTGGAGCCATCATTTTCACAGACCCTGATTTTCCTGGTCAAAAAATCAGGAATGCAATTTCAGAACAAGTAAAAGGCTGCAAACACGCCTTTTTAACGAAGAAGGAAGCCCTTCCTAAGTCAGGTAGAGGGATAGGAGTTGAACATGCTTCTCCTGAGGCAATTCGTAATGCTTTAAAGGATGCCCAACTAATGGATGAAGAGGCTTCAGAAGAGATTTCACAGCAGGATTTAATAGATGCAGGTTTAATTGGAGGATCCGGTGCCAAGGAACGAAGGGAAAAACTTGGATCCATTTTGAAAATCGGGTTTACCAATGGTAAACAGTTATATAAGAGACTAAAAATGTTCCAAATATCAACTGAGGCTTTTGCTGAAGCGATGGTACAGATAAATCAGGAGGAAAAAAATGAATAA
- the rsmA gene encoding 16S rRNA (adenine(1518)-N(6)/adenine(1519)-N(6))-dimethyltransferase RsmA yields the protein MNKDIATPVRTKDILKKYGFSFKKSLGQNFLIDTNILKRIVEHANLTEESGAIEIGPGIGALTEQLAKSSKKVTAFEIDQRLLPILSDTLSPYNNVNIIHGDVLKADVKKVIEEEFAGFSDLMVVANLPYYVTTPIILKLLSEDLPIRGIVCMLQKEVADRIAAKPGTKEYGSLSIAIQYYTEAETVMIVPKTVFMPQPNVDSAVIRLTRRVKPIVVVLDEDFLFIVTRASFAQRRKTILNNLTSQLPDGKSKKELILAALEAAEVDPSRRGETLSIKEFGRLSDALLPNFK from the coding sequence ATGAATAAGGATATTGCAACCCCTGTCAGAACGAAAGATATATTAAAGAAGTACGGATTCTCTTTTAAAAAGAGCTTAGGTCAAAACTTTTTAATCGATACGAATATCTTGAAACGTATTGTCGAACATGCAAATTTGACAGAGGAAAGCGGTGCCATTGAAATTGGGCCGGGGATCGGCGCGCTGACGGAACAATTAGCGAAAAGTAGCAAAAAAGTTACGGCCTTTGAGATTGATCAGCGACTACTGCCCATCTTATCGGATACACTGTCTCCTTATAACAATGTAAACATCATTCATGGCGATGTTCTAAAAGCTGATGTTAAGAAGGTCATCGAGGAAGAATTTGCTGGCTTCTCGGACCTGATGGTTGTTGCAAACCTGCCTTACTATGTCACGACGCCCATCATTTTAAAGCTATTGTCCGAGGATCTGCCCATTAGAGGCATCGTGTGCATGCTGCAAAAGGAAGTGGCTGATCGAATTGCCGCTAAACCTGGGACAAAGGAATACGGTTCTTTATCCATTGCCATTCAATATTATACCGAAGCTGAAACAGTGATGATCGTACCCAAAACGGTATTCATGCCTCAACCTAATGTTGATTCAGCTGTAATCCGCCTTACTAGGCGGGTTAAGCCAATCGTCGTTGTCCTGGATGAGGATTTCCTCTTCATTGTGACCCGGGCGAGTTTTGCGCAGCGTCGGAAAACGATTTTAAACAACTTAACCAGTCAGCTGCCAGATGGTAAATCGAAAAAAGAACTCATACTTGCTGCTCTCGAAGCCGCGGAAGTGGATCCTTCCAGACGTGGTGAAACACTGAGCATCAAAGAATTTGGACGCTTGAGTGATGCGTTATTGCCAAATTTTAAATAA
- the yabG gene encoding sporulation peptidase YabG: MNIQINDIVGRVSYKCDVLFRVIDIHDIDGRRQAVLYGEDIRLIADAPFQDLIIINDNERHDRQRSNEVLQEQSYRLLTQDLELQQQKNGYQSSNGYRYSGEYFQIPGRVLHVDGDASYLRKCMDLYQKFGIPVNGIYCNEKEMPQRIGGLLDHYRPDILVVTGHDAYSKSKGPMSDINAYRHSKDFVQTVREARRKVSHLDQLIIFAGACQSHFESLIQAGANFASSPSRVNIHALDPVYIVGKISFTPFSEHIHVWDVLRNTLTGEKGLGGIETKGVLRTGLPFKPFQEE, encoded by the coding sequence ATGAATATTCAAATAAACGATATTGTTGGTCGGGTTTCTTATAAATGTGACGTGTTGTTCCGGGTAATCGATATCCATGATATTGACGGAAGACGGCAAGCTGTTCTTTATGGGGAAGATATCCGATTGATTGCAGATGCACCTTTTCAAGATTTAATAATCATAAATGATAATGAAAGACATGATCGGCAAAGGTCGAATGAGGTACTTCAAGAACAATCTTACCGCTTATTAACACAAGATTTAGAGTTACAACAACAAAAAAACGGCTATCAATCCAGTAATGGATATCGTTATAGCGGTGAATATTTTCAGATACCAGGCAGGGTCCTCCATGTTGATGGGGATGCATCATACTTAAGGAAATGCATGGATCTATATCAGAAATTCGGTATTCCGGTCAATGGTATCTATTGCAATGAAAAGGAAATGCCCCAAAGAATCGGGGGGTTATTGGATCACTATCGGCCGGATATCCTTGTTGTCACCGGTCATGATGCCTATTCAAAATCAAAAGGACCAATGTCCGATATCAACGCCTACCGTCACTCAAAGGATTTTGTACAGACAGTAAGAGAAGCGAGAAGGAAGGTTTCTCATTTAGACCAACTGATTATATTTGCCGGAGCTTGTCAATCGCATTTTGAATCGCTAATACAAGCGGGGGCAAACTTTGCAAGTTCCCCTTCCCGTGTTAATATACATGCTCTTGATCCAGTGTATATTGTCGGAAAGATAAGCTTTACGCCTTTTTCTGAGCATATTCATGTATGGGATGTCCTTCGGAATACACTAACGGGAGAGAAGGGGTTAGGGGGAATTGAGACAAAAGGAGTGCTCCGGACCGGGTTGCCTTTCAAGCCATTTCAGGAAGAATGA
- the veg gene encoding biofilm formation stimulator Veg codes for MPKTLADIKTALDSNLGKRLLLKANGGRRKTVERFGTLAETYPAVFVIELDQDENAFERVSYSYADVLTETVELTFLNKQQEM; via the coding sequence ATGCCAAAAACTCTAGCTGACATTAAAACTGCACTTGATTCAAACCTAGGTAAAAGATTGCTCTTAAAAGCAAACGGTGGAAGAAGAAAGACTGTAGAACGTTTTGGAACTTTGGCGGAAACTTATCCGGCTGTTTTTGTAATTGAGCTCGACCAAGATGAAAATGCGTTTGAAAGAGTATCTTACAGCTATGCGGATGTTTTAACGGAAACCGTAGAACTAACATTTTTAAACAAACAACAAGAGATGTAA
- a CDS encoding small, acid-soluble spore protein, alpha/beta type, with product MGRKKGIMSNDLKEELAKELGFYDVVQKEGWGGIRAKDAGNMVKLAIEKAQRQLVNKE from the coding sequence TTGGGCAGGAAAAAAGGGATTATGTCAAATGATCTTAAAGAAGAATTGGCAAAAGAACTTGGATTTTACGATGTTGTCCAGAAAGAAGGCTGGGGAGGAATCCGGGCCAAGGACGCAGGGAACATGGTAAAACTTGCTATCGAAAAAGCACAACGTCAATTGGTGAACAAGGAGTAA
- the ispE gene encoding 4-(cytidine 5'-diphospho)-2-C-methyl-D-erythritol kinase codes for MKLMEKAPAKINLALDVLFKRPDGYHEVEMIMTTVDLADRIELKEIKGNHIQILSHNRFVPDDHRNLAYQAAFILKERFGINKGVSITIEKNIPVAAGLAGGSSDAAATLRGLNRLWKLGLSMDELAEIGAEIGSDVSFCVYGGTALARGRGEKITHLPAPPKCWVILAKPTIGVSTADIYKRLQISKMEHPDVPGMISAIKENNYHDVCGGLGNVLEQVTLQLYPEVANIKDQMKTFGADSVLMSGSGPTVFGLVEHDSRMQRIYNGLRGFCDQVYAVRLLGDRNNLE; via the coding sequence TTGAAGCTTATGGAAAAAGCCCCGGCTAAAATTAATTTGGCTTTGGATGTGCTTTTCAAACGGCCTGATGGGTATCATGAGGTGGAAATGATCATGACGACAGTCGACCTTGCCGATAGAATTGAACTAAAGGAAATAAAGGGAAATCATATACAAATTCTATCCCATAATCGATTTGTTCCGGATGATCATCGGAATTTAGCTTATCAAGCCGCATTTATTCTAAAGGAACGTTTTGGAATCAATAAAGGTGTTTCTATAACTATAGAGAAAAATATACCTGTAGCCGCAGGACTTGCTGGTGGAAGCAGTGATGCCGCAGCTACGTTGAGAGGATTAAATAGACTGTGGAAGCTTGGTCTTTCCATGGATGAACTTGCGGAAATAGGAGCTGAAATTGGCTCTGATGTTTCATTTTGTGTATATGGAGGTACGGCATTGGCCAGAGGGCGCGGGGAAAAAATCACGCATCTTCCTGCACCGCCAAAATGCTGGGTCATCTTGGCCAAACCGACAATCGGTGTTTCGACTGCTGATATATACAAAAGGCTCCAAATTTCAAAAATGGAGCATCCGGATGTACCTGGAATGATTTCGGCTATTAAGGAAAACAATTATCACGATGTATGTGGGGGATTGGGCAATGTTCTGGAACAAGTGACATTGCAGTTATACCCAGAGGTTGCGAACATTAAAGATCAAATGAAGACATTTGGAGCAGATTCGGTCTTGATGAGCGGAAGTGGTCCGACCGTTTTTGGTTTGGTGGAACATGATTCGCGCATGCAAAGAATTTATAATGGGCTTCGGGGATTTTGTGATCAAGTTTATGCGGTCCGTTTATTGGGTGATCGAAACAATCTTGAATAG
- the purR gene encoding pur operon repressor, which translates to MKFRRSERLVDMTNYLLEHPGELVSLTYFAERYSSAKSSISEDLTIIKDTFEQRGIGSLTTVPGAAGGVKYIVSIKEEETNVFIDGLCDTIASPERLLPGGYLYMTDILGHPQTVNKVGRIIASMYAKKNVSVIMTMATKGISLAYAVANYLNVPVVIVSRNNKVTEGSTVSINYVSGSSKRIQTMVLSKRSLVEGSNVLIVDDFMKAGGTINGMVSLLDEFKATVAGIAVLVESEHTEECLVEDYVSLIKLTQVVERDKKINVSRGNYFSKKE; encoded by the coding sequence ATGAAATTTCGTCGCAGCGAGAGGCTAGTCGATATGACCAATTATTTATTAGAACATCCGGGGGAATTGGTTTCACTGACTTATTTTGCTGAAAGGTACAGTTCGGCAAAGTCCTCGATCAGTGAAGATTTGACAATCATCAAGGATACCTTTGAACAACGCGGGATAGGATCTTTAACGACCGTTCCAGGTGCGGCGGGTGGAGTGAAATATATTGTCTCCATCAAGGAAGAAGAAACCAATGTTTTCATTGACGGATTATGCGATACGATCGCTAGTCCCGAAAGGCTACTTCCTGGCGGTTATCTATATATGACAGACATATTAGGACATCCGCAAACCGTGAATAAGGTTGGAAGGATAATCGCTTCAATGTATGCCAAGAAAAATGTCTCAGTCATCATGACAATGGCAACTAAAGGGATATCATTAGCATACGCCGTGGCAAATTATTTGAATGTTCCAGTTGTCATTGTAAGTAGGAATAATAAAGTAACGGAAGGTTCTACAGTGAGCATCAATTATGTTTCAGGCTCTTCAAAGAGGATTCAGACGATGGTACTCTCTAAAAGAAGCTTGGTTGAGGGTTCGAATGTATTGATTGTAGATGATTTCATGAAGGCCGGGGGTACCATTAACGGTATGGTCAGTTTATTGGATGAATTTAAGGCAACAGTTGCCGGAATAGCGGTGCTGGTCGAATCCGAACATACGGAAGAATGCCTTGTAGAGGACTATGTTTCATTAATCAAGTTAACGCAGGTGGTCGAAAGAGACAAAAAAATCAATGTCAGCCGCGGGAACTATTTTTCGAAAAAGGAATAG
- a CDS encoding RidA family protein, whose translation MKTIHTDEAPAAIGPYSQGVIVDKLFFSSGQIPLTASGEMITGNVKEQTHQVFKNLQAVLKEAGASLETVIKATVFIKSMEDFGSINEIYGEYFSSHKPARSCVEVARLPKDALVEIEVVALVK comes from the coding sequence ATGAAAACGATACATACGGATGAAGCACCGGCAGCGATCGGCCCATATTCACAAGGCGTGATCGTGGATAAGTTATTTTTCAGTTCAGGACAAATCCCACTTACTGCATCTGGCGAGATGATAACAGGGAATGTTAAGGAACAAACACACCAGGTCTTTAAGAATCTCCAAGCTGTATTGAAAGAAGCAGGAGCCTCATTGGAAACGGTCATTAAAGCTACTGTATTCATTAAAAGTATGGAAGATTTCGGTTCGATTAATGAAATATACGGAGAATATTTTTCTAGCCATAAACCTGCTCGCTCATGTGTAGAGGTTGCTCGGCTTCCTAAAGATGCACTAGTGGAAATAGAAGTGGTTGCGCTCGTTAAATAA
- the spoVG gene encoding septation regulator SpoVG — protein sequence MEVTDVRLRRVNTDGRMRAIASITLDNEFVVHDIRVIDGNNGLFVAMPSKRTPDGEFRDIAHPINSSTRGKIQEAVLTEYHRLGELETELEEAGAGAS from the coding sequence ATGGAAGTAACTGACGTAAGATTACGCCGTGTGAATACGGATGGTCGTATGAGAGCTATCGCATCAATTACACTGGATAATGAATTTGTGGTTCATGATATTCGTGTGATCGACGGAAACAATGGTTTATTTGTAGCAATGCCAAGTAAACGAACTCCAGATGGAGAATTCCGGGATATCGCTCATCCAATCAATTCCTCGACACGCGGGAAAATTCAAGAAGCTGTCTTGACAGAATATCACCGATTGGGAGAACTTGAAACTGAACTAGAGGAAGCTGGAGCAGGTGCTTCTTAA
- the glmU gene encoding bifunctional UDP-N-acetylglucosamine diphosphorylase/glucosamine-1-phosphate N-acetyltransferase GlmU, producing MSNRYAIILAAGQGTRMKSKLYKVLHPVCGKPMVQHVIDQVNQLQIEDIVTVIGHGAEKVQEQLGDSCKYALQDQQLGTAHAVMQAESVLSVKSGTTLVICGDTPLIKAETMKELIALHEQSQAKATILTAYADNPAGYGRVLRGEGGLVEKIVEHKDATDEERYVKEINTGTYCFDNQALFSALKKVSNENVQGEYYLPDVIEILKEEGEVVTAFQSSEFEETLGVNDRVALSQAEHILRKRINESHMRNGVTIVDPLTTFIEADVQIGQDTVINPGSFIKGKSIIGQDCLIGPNTEISNCEIGDGTEVLQSVVHESNIGSFVKIGPFAHVRPQSDIKDSVKIGNFVEIKKAVFGKGSKASHLSYIGDAEVGENVNIGCGSITVNYDGKNKHLTKIEDNVFIGCNSNLVAPVTIGEGAYVAAGSTITQDVPQEALSVARARQVNKEDYVKNLKFNK from the coding sequence ATGAGTAATCGCTATGCAATAATATTGGCCGCTGGGCAAGGTACTAGGATGAAATCTAAGCTTTATAAGGTTTTGCACCCTGTTTGCGGGAAACCAATGGTACAACATGTTATCGATCAAGTCAATCAACTTCAAATAGAAGATATTGTAACAGTCATTGGCCATGGAGCTGAAAAAGTTCAAGAACAGCTTGGTGATTCATGCAAGTATGCCTTACAAGATCAGCAATTAGGTACGGCACATGCTGTAATGCAAGCGGAAAGCGTTTTATCCGTTAAAAGTGGAACGACCCTTGTGATTTGCGGTGATACGCCTTTGATCAAAGCGGAAACGATGAAAGAGCTTATAGCATTGCATGAGCAAAGTCAGGCGAAAGCAACAATCTTAACAGCATATGCAGATAACCCAGCTGGCTATGGAAGGGTCCTTCGCGGTGAAGGCGGACTTGTAGAAAAAATCGTCGAGCATAAGGATGCCACTGATGAAGAAAGATATGTTAAGGAAATAAATACCGGTACATATTGCTTCGATAACCAAGCATTATTTAGCGCGCTGAAAAAGGTTTCAAATGAAAATGTCCAGGGAGAATATTACTTACCGGATGTTATTGAAATTTTAAAAGAAGAAGGGGAAGTGGTGACGGCCTTCCAATCCAGTGAATTCGAAGAGACATTAGGTGTAAATGACCGAGTGGCTTTATCGCAGGCTGAGCATATTTTACGGAAACGCATTAATGAATCGCATATGAGGAATGGCGTAACGATCGTCGATCCGCTTACAACGTTCATTGAAGCGGATGTGCAAATCGGACAGGATACGGTCATTAACCCTGGGTCATTCATAAAAGGAAAAAGTATTATCGGACAGGATTGCTTGATTGGCCCGAATACGGAAATCAGTAATTGTGAAATCGGTGATGGAACGGAAGTCCTACAATCGGTTGTACACGAAAGCAATATTGGAAGTTTTGTTAAAATCGGTCCTTTCGCACATGTTAGACCTCAATCAGATATTAAGGATTCCGTTAAAATCGGTAATTTTGTCGAAATTAAAAAGGCCGTTTTTGGAAAAGGAAGCAAGGCCTCTCATTTGAGTTATATTGGCGATGCAGAGGTTGGGGAGAATGTTAATATAGGCTGCGGATCTATTACCGTGAATTATGATGGGAAAAATAAACATTTGACGAAGATTGAAGACAATGTCTTCATAGGCTGCAATTCTAATCTAGTTGCACCTGTGACGATTGGAGAAGGAGCATATGTGGCTGCTGGGTCAACCATCACGCAAGATGTACCGCAGGAAGCCCTATCCGTTGCTCGGGCTCGTCAAGTTAACAAAGAAGATTATGTCAAGAATTTGAAATTTAATAAATAA
- a CDS encoding ribose-phosphate diphosphokinase has translation MSNQYLDPNLKVFSLNSNFDLAQEIAAAIGVELGKCSVTSFSDGEVQINIEESIRGCDVYVIQSTSQPVNENLMELLIMIDALKRASAKTINIVMPYYGYARQDRKARAREPITAKLVANLLETAGAHRVITLDLHAPQIQGFFDILIDHLVAVPILADFFKEKDLSDIVIVSPDHGGVTRARKMADRLKAPIAIIDKRRPRPNVAEVMNIIGNIEGKTAILIDDIIDTAGTITLAANALVENGAKAVYACCTHPVLSGPAIERIQNSTIKELVVTNTIALSEDKKIDKIVGLSVAPLIAEAIIRVHEEQSVSTLFD, from the coding sequence ATGTCAAATCAGTATTTAGATCCTAATTTAAAAGTATTCTCTTTAAATTCAAACTTCGATTTAGCACAAGAAATCGCTGCTGCAATCGGTGTTGAACTTGGAAAATGTAGCGTAACAAGTTTCAGTGACGGTGAAGTTCAGATTAATATTGAAGAAAGTATTCGTGGCTGTGATGTTTACGTAATCCAATCAACAAGCCAACCAGTCAATGAAAATTTAATGGAACTTTTAATTATGATCGATGCTCTTAAACGTGCTTCAGCTAAAACGATCAATATTGTAATGCCATATTACGGTTATGCCCGACAAGATCGTAAAGCACGTGCGCGTGAACCAATTACAGCTAAACTTGTCGCAAATCTTTTAGAAACTGCTGGTGCCCATCGTGTAATCACATTAGATCTTCACGCGCCACAAATACAAGGTTTCTTCGATATTCTGATTGATCACCTTGTTGCTGTTCCAATTTTAGCTGATTTCTTCAAGGAAAAAGATTTAAGTGATATCGTCATCGTTTCCCCTGATCATGGTGGGGTTACACGGGCACGTAAAATGGCTGATCGCCTAAAAGCACCGATTGCCATTATCGATAAACGCCGCCCAAGACCGAACGTGGCTGAAGTCATGAACATCATTGGTAATATTGAAGGGAAGACAGCAATACTGATTGATGACATCATCGATACCGCAGGCACTATTACACTAGCGGCCAATGCCCTTGTAGAGAATGGTGCTAAAGCAGTATATGCTTGTTGTACACACCCAGTCCTTTCAGGTCCTGCGATCGAAAGGATTCAAAATTCAACGATTAAGGAATTGGTCGTGACTAACACGATTGCCCTATCTGAAGATAAGAAAATCGATAAAATTGTTGGACTCTCTGTAGCACCTTTGATCGCAGAGGCGATTATTCGTGTCCATGAGGAACAATCAGTCAGCACATTATTCGATTGA